A stretch of Glandiceps talaboti chromosome 18, keGlaTala1.1, whole genome shotgun sequence DNA encodes these proteins:
- the LOC144449656 gene encoding metabotropic glutamate receptor 3-like — MWRSKYNHKSWSFFLFLFLTLRGYYVKSYHLIDHHEKIYFLKPGDIMLGGIFTLHWSDMDTYNCTQIRPLREIFRVEAMAYAVEKVNQRKDMLPGLQLGFQILDDCGTEQSSLAAVLHFVPGDIHQIPHDGCMCPDIERRTNIVGIIGPPLSTNAIPTSKLLNLFHMPQISHAATSDELSNKIVHPYFLRTVPPESQRAQAIVDLLLHFNWTYVFTINSAESYGRNGINKFIVAASGSICVADRLEVSELLTDEGFDKVVEKMVNNSNARVVVLFSLTREADLLFSALKRAKVERSFTFITTDREALDLGQGGHAGAVAGGLFVGSVKAEVEGLNDHLRSLLPEHHMENPWFPEYYDQYMNCTHRNSTCNADFHLQESQTYSLGVVDAVFAYASALDEMRKDLCPGNQTCDKLKEAARDGDQLLRYLHNNMFIGGTGETRFDSHGDVMAKFALFALQFENDKYELINVGKVDIVTGTVSIEQPINWNTGEVPPISRCGKSCGDGQAVAFRQDGCCWDCWTCSDNEIVDSNNSRCEKCQDGFWPDRDFTTCERITPTSIRWSDGVAICLLTLATIGEFITIFVGVFYIRHFRHLVIKASSRELSSILLFGVLLSFIMIYGFITTPSPNSCLLNRIGFMLCFTIIYAPILSRANRIYRIFSAAKKSTKPPPMISPCSQMAQTLILISIQVIINLVWIFLVPPVPVEVMPIPTERKVELYCNITEAEVITSVAYNLLLLVLCCICAFKTRRVPDNYNESRHIAWTVYTVLVIWCAFIPTYFAINDAVTKVTILSMAVLVNAWVNLVFMFFPKLLAVQRTESVAV, encoded by the exons ATGTGGCGATCTAAATACAACCATAAAAGTtggtctttctttcttttcctttttctAACTTTACGTGGCTACTACGTGAAAAGTTACCATTTGATTGATCACCATGAGAAGATTTATTTTCTGAAACCCGGAGATATAATGCTTGGTGGAATTTTTACATTACACTGGTCAGACATGGACACATACAATTGTACCCAAATACGGCCACTAAGGGAAATATTTCGGGTTGAAGCTATGGCTTATGCTGTTGAGAAGGTTAACCAACGCAAAGACATGTTGCCAGGCCTTCAACTTGGTTTCCAAATACTTGATGACTGTGGCACTGAACAGTCGTCACTCGCGGCAGTATTACACTTTGTGCCTGGTGACATCCATCAAATCCCCCATGATGGGTGTATGTGTCCTGATATTGAACGTCGAACAAATATAGTTGGAATCATTGGACCACCTTTAAGTACAAATGCAATACCAACAAGCAAATTATTAAATTTGTTCCATATGCCACAAATCAGTCATGCTGCTACGAGTGATGAACTTAGCAATAAGATAGTACATCCATATTTTCTGAGAACAGTACCACCTGAAAGTCAACGTGCTCAAGCCATAGTGGActtgttgctacattttaattgGACCTATGTATTCACCATTAATTCAGCTGAAAGCTATGGTAGGAATGGTATCAACAAATTTATAGTAGCTGCGTCTGGTTCAATTTGTGTTGCAGATCGTTTGGAAGTATCAGAATTGCTGACCGATGAAGGCTTCGATAAAGTTGTAGAAAAAATGGTGAACAATTCAAATGCTAGGGTCGTAGTACTGTTCTCGCTGACCAGAGAGGCTGATCTCCTTTTCTCTGCTTTGAAACGTGCAAAGGTCGAGAGGAGTTTTACGTTTATAACAACAGACAGAGAGGCATTGGACCTGGGACAAGGTGGCCATGCAGGTGCCGTCGCGGGTGGACTTTTTGTCGGGTCAGTGAAAGCAGAAGTTGAGGGACTCAATGACCATTTAAGATCCTTGCTGCCCGAACACCATATGGAAAATCCCTGGTTTCCAGAGTATTACGACCAATATATGAactgtacacatagaaatagcACATGTAACGCTGATTTCCACCTACAGGAAAGTCAGACATATTCTTTAGGGGTGGTAGATGCTGTTTTTGCCTATGCATCAGCTTTAGATGAGATGAGAAAGGACCTATGTCCCGGAAATCAAACGTGTGACAAATTGAAAGAGGCTGCCAGGGATGGAGATCAACTTCTACGATATTTGCACAACAATATGTTTATCGGTGGTACCGGGGAAACTCGTTTTGATAGCCATGGTGATGTCATGGCAAAGTTTGCACTTTTTGCATTACAGTTTGAAAACGACAAGTATGAACTTATAAATGTTGGCAAAGTGGACATAGTTACGGGTACAGTATCCATTGAGCAGCCAATTAATTGGAACACTGGGGAAGTGCCTCCTATTTCACGGTGTGGGAAATCATGTGGTGATGGTCAGGCGGTAGCATTTCGTCAAGACGGTTGTTGCTGGGACTGTTGGACTTGCTCTGATAATGAGATAGTCGATTCAAACAACTCTCGTTGTGAGAAATGCCAGGATGGTTTCTGGCCTGATAGAGACTTTACAACATGTGAACGGATTACACCAACGTCTATACGATGGAGCGATGGTGTAGCAATATGTCTACTTACTCTGGCAACAATAGGCGAATTTATCACCATTTTTGTTGGTGTCTTCTACATCAGGCATTTCAGACATCTAGTGATTAAAGCTTCGAGTCGAGAACTTTCAAGTATTTTGTTATTTGGTGTGCTACTGTCATTCATCATGATCTATGGATTTATCACCACTCCAAGCCCAAATTCTTGTCTTCTCAATCGTATTGGCTTTATGCTATGTTTTACAATAATCTATGCACCTATCCTGTCCAGAGCTAACAGGATTTACAGGATTTTTTCAGCTGCTAAAAAGAGTACTAAACCACCGCCTATGATCAGTCCTTGTTCTCAAATGGCACAGACATTAATTCTTATAAGTATACAG GTAATTATCAATCTGGTTTGGATTTTCTTAGTACCACCTGTGCCAGTAGAAGTCATGCCTATACCAACAGAGAGGAAAGTTGAACTCTACTGTAATATCACAGAAGCAGAGGTCATCACTTCGGTTGCGTATAATCTTCTTCTTCTCGTTCTTTGTTGtatatgtgctttcaaaactcGTAGAGTACCTGACAACTACAACGAATCACGTCACATTGCATGGACTGTGTACACAGTGTTAGTCATTTGGTGTGCTTTTATCCCGACCTACTTTGCAATAAATGATGCCGTTACCAAGGTTACTATTCTCTCCATGGCTGTACTCGTCAACGCATGGGTCAATCTTGTATTCATGTTCTTTCCGAAGCTCCTGGCAGTCCAACGAACTGAAAGCGTAGCAGTGTGA
- the LOC144449657 gene encoding metabotropic glutamate receptor 3-like translates to MWRSKHNYDGWSFFFFLLLSLRAYYVNTYHLMDFHERISYLKAGDIMLGGIFTLHWSDKDTYSCTQIRPLREIFRVEAMAYAVEKVNQRKDMLPGLQLGFQILDDCGTEQSSLAAALDFVPSDLQQVQEGGYTCPDIERRTNIVGIIGPPLSTNAIPTSKLLNLFHMPQISHAATSDELSNKIVHPYFLRTVPPESQRAQAIVDLLLHFNWTYVFTINSAESYGRNGINKFIAAASGSICVADRLELSSELLTDEGFDKVVEKMVNNSNARVVVLFSLTREADLLFSALKRAKVERSFTFITTDREALDLGQSGHAGAVAGGLFVGSVKTEVEGLNDRFRSLLPKQHLENPWFLEYYNHYLNNTRNADFHLQESQTYSSDVVDAVYAYASALDRMRKDLCPENQTCEKLKEDARDGDKLLRYLHNNTFTGGNGETRFDSRGNVVAKFALVVLQFENDMYELVNVGKIDTVTDTVSIEQSINWNTGEVPPISRCGKSCGAGQVAAYRQDGCCWDCWTCYTNEMVNSNNSRCEKCQVGFWPNSDFTTCERITPTSMRWHDGVAICLLTLATIGEVITIFVGVFYIRHFRHVVIKASSRELSSILLFGVLLSFIMIYGFITTPSPNSCLLNRIGFMLCFTIIYAPILSRANRIYRIFSAAKKSAKPPPMISPCCQMTQALLLITVQVIINLVWIFLVPPVPVEVMPIPTERKVEIYCNMTEAEVITSVAYNLLLLVLCCICAFKTRRVPDNYNESRHIAWTVYTVLVIWCAFIPTYFAIKDAVTKVTILSMAVLVNAWVNLAFMFFPKLLTVQRTESVVV, encoded by the exons ATGTGGCGATCCAAACACAACTATGATGGTTGgtctttctttttcttccttCTTTTATCTTTACGTGCTTACTACGTGAATACTTACCATTTGATGGATTTTCACGAGAGGATTTCTTATCTGAAAGCCGGAGATATAATGCTTGGTGGAATTTTTACATTACACTGGTCAGACAAGGACACATACAGTTGTACCCAAATACGACCACTAAGGGAAATATTTCGGGTTGAAGCTATGGCTTATGCTGTTGAGAAGGTTAACCAACGCAAAGACATGTTGCCAGGTCTTCAGCTTGGTTTCCAAATACTTGACGACTGTGGCACTGAACAGTCGTCACTCGCGGCAGCCTTAGACTTTGTGCCTAGTGACTTACAGCAAGTGCAAGAAGGTGGGTACACGTGTCCTGATATTGAACGTCGAACAAATATAGTCGGAATCATTGGACCACCTTTAAGTACAAATGCAATACCAACAAGCAAATTATTAAATTTGTTCCATATGCCACAAATCAGTCATGCTGCTACGAGTGATGAACTTAGCAATAAGATAGTACATCCATATTTTCTGAGAACAGTACCACCTGAAAGTCAACGTGCTCAAGCCATAGTGGActtgttgctacattttaattgGACCTATGTATTCACCATTAATTCAGCTGAAAGCTACGGTAGGAATGGTATCAACAAATTTATAGCAGCTGCTTCTGGTTCAATTTGTGTCGCAGATCGTTTGGAATTATCATCAGAATTATTAACCGATGAAGGTTTCGATAAAGTTGTAGAAAAAATGGTAAACAATTCAAATGCTAGGGTCGTAGTACTTTTCTCGCTGACCAGAGAAGCTGATCTCCTTTTCTCTGCTTTGAAACGTGCAAAGGTCGAGAGGAGTTTTACGTTTATAACAACTGACAGAGAGGCATTGGATCTCGGACAGAGTGGGCATGCAGGTGCCGTCGCGGGAGGACTGTTCGTCGGGTCTGTCAAAACAGAGGTTGAGGGACTCAATGACCGTTTTAGATCCTTGCTGCCCAAACAGCATTTGGAAAATCCCTGGTTTCTGGAGTATTACAATCACTATTTGAATAACACTCGTAACGCTGATTTTCACTTACAAGAAAGTCAGACATATTCTTCGGATGTGGTAGATGCTGTTTATGCCTATGCGTCGGCATTAGATAGGATGAGAAAGGATTTATGTCCTGAAAATCAAACGTGTGAGAAACTGAAAGAGGATGCCAGGGATGGAGATAAACTTCTACGTTATTTGCACAATAATACTTTTACTGGAGGTAACGGGGAAACTCGTTTTGATAGCCGTGGCAATGTCGTAGCAAAGTTTGCACTTGTTGTGTTACAATTTGAAAACGATATGTATGAACTTGTAAATGTTGGCAAAATCGACACAGTTACTGATACAGTGTCCATTGAACAGTCAATTAATTGGAACACTGGGGAAGTGCCTCCTATTTCACGGTGTGGGAAATCATGTGGAGCTGGTCAGGTGGCCGCATATCGTCAAGACGGCTGTTGCTGGGACTGTTGGACTTGTTATACTAATGAGATGGTAAATTCAAACAACTCTCGTTGTGAGAAATGTCAGGTTGGATTTTGGCCTAATAGTGACTTTACAACATGTGAACGGATTACACCAACGTCTATGCGATGGCACGATGGTGTAGCAATATGTCTACTAACTCTGGCAACAATAGGCGAAGTAATCACCATTTTTGTTGGTGTCTTCTACATCAGGCATTTCAGACATGTTGTGATTAAAGCTTCGAGTCGAGAACTTTCAAGTATTTTGTTATTTGGTGTGCTACTGTCATTCATCATGATCTATGGATTTATCACCACTCCAAGCCCAAATTCTTGTCTTCTCAATCGTATTGGCTTTATGCTATGTTTTACAATAATCTATGCACCTATCCTGTCCAGAGCTAACAGGATTTACAGGATTTTTTCAGCTGCTAAAAAGAGTGCTAAACCACCGCCTATGATCAGTCCGTGTTGTCAGATGACCCAGGCACTACTTCTGATTACTGTACAG GTAATTATCAATCTGGTTTGGATATTCTTAGTACCACCTGTGCCAGTAGAAGTCATGCCTATACCAACAGAGAGGAAAGTTGAAATCTACTGTAACATGACAGAAGCAGAGGTCATCACTTCGGTTGCGTATAATCTTCTTCTTCTCGTTCTTTGTTGtatatgtgctttcaaaactcGTAGAGTACCTGACAACTACAACGAATCACGTCACATTGCATGGACTGTGTACACAGTGTTAGTCATTTGGTGTGCTTTCATCCCAACCTACTTTGCAATCAAAGATGCCGTTACCAAGGTTACTATTCTCTCCATGGCTGTACTCGTCAACGCATGGGTCAATCTTGCATTCATGTTCTTTCCAAAGCTCCTGACAGTCCAACGAACCGAAAGCGTAGTAGTATGA